In a single window of the Rhopalosiphum padi isolate XX-2018 chromosome 1, ASM2088224v1, whole genome shotgun sequence genome:
- the LOC132931781 gene encoding LOW QUALITY PROTEIN: uncharacterized protein LOC132931781 (The sequence of the model RefSeq protein was modified relative to this genomic sequence to represent the inferred CDS: deleted 1 base in 1 codon), producing the protein MRLLAILTLFGAAAVTLVSCVTRYKLSTKDNPQKKPIGQVNPVGEVSEGYVDVTFTQQKCLSGKFESVPVKLVGVGNESGLPHKDFNSFTFHAIQQNGWGKGCERGHLVASTLGGPNDDSWNMVLQHMSVNRKIANISNIFARWDEFEKYVIKHIEDPYNSTIISVHFTIDVNYENDKGCREVDAKSNNISDTGFWGKFFNNPGGNFGVVAQTKAQREEMERKKPRL; encoded by the exons ATGAGATTACTCGCAATCCTCACGCTGTTTggggcggcggcggtgacgtTGGTGAGCTGCGTCACCAGGTACAAACTGTCCACCAAGGACAACCCGCAGAAAAAACCAATCGGCCAAGTCAACCCAGTCGGCGAGGTCAGTGAGGGCTACGTGGATGTGACGTTTACGCAGCAGAAGTGTTTGAGCGGAAAATTCGAGTCCGTGCCTGTCAAGCTGGTAGGTGTGGGAAACGAGAGTGGCTTACCGCACAAGGATTTCAATAGTTTCACCTTTCACGCGATTCAACAAAATGGATGGGGTAAAGGGTG CGAGAGAGGCCACCTGGTAGCTTCCACTTTGGGCGGTCCAAATGACGACAGTTGGAACATGGTGCTGCAACACATGAGCGTGAACCGAAAGATAGCCAATATAAGCAACATATTTGCCCGGTGGGACGAGTTCGAGAAGTATGTAATCAAGCATATCGAAGACCCGTATAATAGCACCATTATATCGGTACATTTTACAATCGATGTAAATTACGAGAACGACAAAGGCTGTCGAGAGGTTGACGCCAAGTCCAACAACATTTCCGACACGGGCTTCTGGGGCAAATTTTTTAACAACCCGGGCGGCAATTTTGGTGTAGTCGCGCAGACGAAGGCCCAAAGGGAAGAAATGGAACGCAAGAAACCGAGACTATAG
- the LOC132930639 gene encoding zinc finger protein Xfin-like, with product MTEHLAKTSVVENVSYQNAIKSRHIEMDKTEIETNFPVEYICYKCNTVFYKRTHIEKHLKLSFCDGKCLDTDKVVPIIKKLPGLLKNESHFQYKHHQCELCSKSFTNKKKLIQHIQTHSGVKPFRCETCYRGFSNSYSLKSHEKTHTGVKPYRCDICQKAFSHSHILINHKRTHSGEKPFKCEFCQKCFATSGTLVAHTRTHTGEQPYKCDICQKMFSLSSSLNAHKRTHTGDKPHKCIFCSKAFVKSGDLERHLRTHTGVKPFHCDLCDKSFTQSSGLIIHKRNHTGERPFACDTCDRSFTNSASLIAHKRTHTGEIPHMPLHVLNVQQISNTQNTMQKNIFSEIPTTITTGLWDTSVPTPSVGDFSYSWSNWFQSETDPNNTKDPIQCPNELSVPFMQPVYNGRENISSMNTINSVSISLENNVVPIKRPEGRWLDCDVCHKTFPYSSRHKLIEHQRTHTREKPFKCYICQKSFSLSSTLIVHKRMHTGERPFKCDLCPKAFAQKSKLNIHKRIHTGVKPFHCNLCQKTFAHSSNLSDHKKTHTQERPYKCDICHKLFTLANSLRKHKILHSGYKPYVCEVCQKAFAKKASLDRHKGTHDGVPQWTKPFTNGLKEKRMNNIDKPFKCHICFKSFASVNGMTRHTAKHNGQDQFLCEICNKTFTGLSVLARHKRIHTGEKPFQCDYCPKAFAYSSILVSHRRTHTGEKPYQCDLCPKAYTQSSSLIVHKRTHWNNHQPINSIEHPTTEPLAQPGTTNQYELPNTSEADDYTDNWSGWYPSEPDISLVTNELATEEPPIQNTVAHFPAQTVTNNQNEKIDINMLPQKFKCAKCKEAYDESFMLLKHIREVHRSSAVKVKKTSALKSNDVVKQKKKRGERQRLECDICQRPFNDSYKLKVHRRTHTREKPFKCDTCDKSFIDSCNLKEHQKVHTGEKLFECDICQKTFLQLGTLTTHRRTHTGEKPYTCDVCHMTFALLSSMKTHKRRAHTGEKPHKCDFCQKAFVKRNDMVRHRRTHTGERPFVCDICCQSFTQSYVLVLHKRNHHSGDGAGAGANKRPIAPPRDKPFKCGACHKSFASQSTLNTHNRTHTGEKPYHCGECSKSFTQSSGLVAHKAAHHAADKSFGHAYAPDTSSSGPQYAAVPDVHLHRIPQYAGDRPCECAVCQSSFGQPITVMNEHFNQPVVATVMSDSNLYYG from the coding sequence ATGACAGAACACCTAGCAAAAACATCAGTGGTTGAAAATGTATCTTATCAAAATGCAATTAAGTCCAGACATATTGAAATGGATAAAACTGAAATAGAAACTAATTTTCCAGTAGAATATATATGCTATAAATGTAATACTGTATTCTACAAACGAACACACATAGAGAAACatctaaaattatcattttgtgATGGGAAATGTTTAGATACTGATAAAGTAGTTCCTATAATCAAGAAATTACcaggtttattaaaaaatgaatctcattttcaatataaacaTCACCAATGTGAACTTTGTTCAAAATCTTTTACaaacaagaaaaaattaattcaacataTTCAGACACATAGTGGGGTAAAACCATTTCGTTGTGAAACTTGCTATAGAGGTTTTTCTAATTCTTACAGTTTGAAAAGTCATGAAAAAACTCATACTGGCGTAAAACCTTATAGATGTGATATTTGTCAAAAAGCCTTTTCTCattcacatattttaataaaccataAAAGAACTCACTCCGGAGAGAAACCATTTAAAtgtgaattttgtcaaaaatgttTTGCTACATCTGGAACGTTAGTGGCACATACACGTACACATACTGGTGAACAGCCATATAAATGTGATATATGTCAAAAAATGTTCTCCTTATCAAGCAGTTTAAATGCTCACAAAAGAACACATACAGGTGACAAACCtcacaaatgtattttttgttcaaaaGCTTTTGTAAAGAGTGGTGACTTAGAGCGGCATTTGCGAACTCATACAGGTGTAAAACCGTTTCATTGCGATTTGTGCGATAAATCTTTTACACAGTCGTCTGGCTTGATCATTCATAAAAGAAACCACACTGGCGAAAGACCATTTGCATGCGATACATGCGACCGGTCATTTACCAATTCAGCTAGTTTAATAGCACATAAGCGAACTCATACAGGAGAAATACCTCATATGCCTCTACATGTCCTAAATGTTCAACAGATTTCTAATACTCAAAACACTatgcagaaaaatattttttcagaaatacCTACAACAATTACAACAGGTTTATGGGACACTAGTGTTCCAACACCATCAGTTGGAGATTTTAGTTACAGTTGGTCAAATTGGTTTCAAAGTGAAACGGATCCTAATAACACTAAAGATCCAATTCAATGTCCGAATGAACTTTCGGTACCATTTATGCAGCCCGTGTATAATGGGAGAGAAAACATTAGTAGTATGAATACAATAAACAGTGTAAGTATTTCATTGGAGAATAATGTTGTACCCATCAAAAGACCCGAAGGCCGGTGGTTAGATTGTGATGTATGCCATAAGACTTTTCCTTATTCATCTAGACATAAATTGATTGAACACCAACGGACACATACCCgtgaaaaaccatttaaatgcTACATATGTcaaaaatcattttctttatcTAGTACTTTGATTGTGCACAAAAGAATGCATACGGGAGAAAGGCCATTTAAATGTGATTTATGTCCAAAAGCATTTGCCCAAAAATCAAagctaaatatacataaaagaatTCACACTGGTGTAAAACCATTTCATTGTAATTTATGTCAAAAAACATTTGCCCATTCTTCAAATTTGTCAGACCATAAGAAAACCCACACCCAAGAAAGACCGTATAAATGCGATATTTGCCACAAGTTGTTCACGCTGGCTAACAGTTTAcggaaacataaaatattacactcCGGTTACAAACCATATGTATGTGAAGTCTGCCAAAAAGCATTTGCCAAAAAAGCTAGTTTAGATCGTCACAAGGGTACACATGATGGTGTACCGCAATGGACAAAACCATTTACAAACGGCCTTAAAGAAAAGCGAATGAATAACATTGATAAGCCTTTTAAATGTCATATTTGTTTTAAGTCGTTTGCTAGTGTAAATGGAATGACTAGACATACAGCTAAACATAATGGACAAGATCAATTTCTATGTGAAATTTGTAACAAGACTTTCACGGGTTTGTCAGTACTAGCCAGACACAAACGAATACACACAGGTGAAAAACCATTTCAGTGTGACTATTGTCCTAAGGCTTTCGCTTATTCATCAATACTAGTATCTCACCGACGCACTCATACTGGAGAAAAACCTTACCAGTGTGATCTTTGTCCCAAAGCGTACACTCAATCCTCTAGTTTAATAGTTCATAAGCGAACACATTGGAACAATCATCAGCCAATTAACTCAATCGAACATCCAACGACTGAACCACTAGCTCAACCAGGGACGACAAATCAATACGAATTACCAAATACATCGGAGGCCGATGACTACACTGACAATTGGTCGGGCTGGTATCCTAGCGAGCCTGATATATCTCTTGTCACAAATGAACTAGCCACCGAAGAGCCGCCTATACAAAACACAGTAGCTCACTTTCCCGCTCAAACCGTAACCAACAACCAAAATGAGAAAATAGACATAAACATGTTGCCGCAAAAATTCAAGTGCGCCAAGTGCAAAGAAGCTTATGACGAGAGCTTTATGTTATTGAAACACATTAGAGAAGTGCACAGGTCTAGCGCAGTCAAAGTGAAAAAGACGTCCGCGTTAAAAAGCAACGACGTGGTCAAGCAGAAAAAGAAACGTGGCGAACGTCAACGACTGGAATGCGATATTTGCCAACGGCCGTTCAACGACTCGTACAAACTGAAAGTGCACCGGAGAACACATACTCGGGAGAAGCCGTTCAAATGTGACACGTGTGACAAGTCGTTCATCGACTCGTGCAACCTCAAGGAACACCAGAAGGTGCACACCGGCGAGAAGCTATTCGAGTGCGACATATGTCAGAAGACGTTTTTGCAGCTGGGCACGTTGACAACGCACCGACGCACGCACACTGGCGAAAAGCCGTACACCTGTGACGTGTGCCACATGACTTTCGCGTTGCTCAGTAGCATGAAGACGCACAAGCGGCGGGCACACACCGGTGAGAAGCCGCATAAGTGCGATTTCTGCCAAAAGGCGTTCGTCAAGCGCAACGACATGGTCCGTCACCGGAGGACGCACACGGGCGAACGGCCGTTCGTGTGCGACATTTGCTGTCAGTCGTTCACCCAATCGTACGTGCTGGTACTTCACAAGAGAAACCATCATTCGGGCGATGGGGCCGGGGCCGGGGCGAACAAGCGCCCGATCGCGCCGCCCCGAGACAAACCGTTCAAGTGCGGCGCCTGCCACAAATCGTTCGCCAGCCAGTCGACGTTGAACACGCACAACCGAACGCACACGGGCGAGAAACCATACCATTGCGGCGAGTGCAGCAAATCGTTCACGCAATCGTCGGGCCTCGTGGCCCATAAGGCCGCACACCACGCGGCGGACAAGTCGTTCGGACACGCGTACGCGCCCGACACCAGCAGTAGCGGACCTCAGTACGCCGCGGTTCCGGACGTCCACCTCCACAGGATACCTCAGTACGCGGGCGACAGGCCGTGCGAGTGTGCCGTGTGCCAGTCGTCGTTTGGCCAGCCCATTACCGTCATGAACGAGCACTTCAACCAACCAGTCGTCGCCACTGTGATGTCTGACAGCAACTTGTATTACGGTTAG
- the LOC132917064 gene encoding LOW QUALITY PROTEIN: uncharacterized protein LOC132917064 (The sequence of the model RefSeq protein was modified relative to this genomic sequence to represent the inferred CDS: deleted 1 base in 1 codon), translating to MWRYNNANSQVAFAAMLLFIGSVVVDNVGASTKYTLLGTNKIEVSESSVTCKNGKSTSVTTGVKGELYTLSSTRTNFSGDKWKKRMAELDRESDDEQGHVVASVFGGPVETWNLVPQHRSVNRKINAQSSLLNRWDEFEKWTREQLGKKNGAPVKFTIKIKYATKNGCRPIGFEIDASSKAGPGFEANFDNGPYGSFAVTSSGSRPTKKQKT from the exons ATGTGGCGATACAATAACGCAAATTCACAGGTGGCATTTGCCGCCATGCTGCTGTTTATTGGATCGGTGGTTGTGGACAACGTCGGGGCGTCCACCAAGTACACGCTGCTTGGCACGAACAAAATCGAAGTATCGGAGTCGAGTGTGACGTGCAAGAACGGCAAGTCCACGTCGGTGACCACCGGCGTGAAGGGCGAGTTGTACACGCTGTCGTCGACCAGGACGAATTTCTCGGGCGACAAGTGGAAGAAGCGAATGGCCGAGCTGGACAGAGAGTCGGACGACGAACAGGGGCACGTGGTGGCGTCAGTTTTCGGCGGACCCGTCGAGACATGGAACCTGGTGCCGCAGCACCGGAGCGTCAACAGGAAGATCAACGCGCAGAGCAGCTTGCTGAACCGCTGGGACGAGTTCGAGAAATGGACGCGTGAACAGTTGGGC AAAAAAAATGGTGCACCGGTCAAGTTCACCATCAAGATCAAATACGCGACCAAAAACGGATGCAGACCCATCGGTTTCGAGATCGACGCATCCAGCAAGGCCGGCCCTGGTTTCGAGGCAAATTTCGACAACGGGCCGTACGGTTCTTTCGCTGTCACCAGCAGTGGCAGCAGACCGACCAAGAAGCAAAAGACGTGA